The following DNA comes from Buttiauxella agrestis.
GCTGGAACAAGTGGCTCAGGCGACCGGCGTTGCTGACCCTGCTGCTGTGGCATGTGAACCGTTCCGCCAGTGGGTTATCGAAGATAACTTCGTCGCGGGCCGCCCTGAGTGGGAAAAAGCCGGTGCGGAATTGGTGAAAGACGTTCTGCCATACGAAGAAATGAAATTGCGTATGCTCAACGGCAGCCATTCATTCCTTGCATACCTCGGCTATCTGGCGGGCTATCAGCATATTTCTGAGTGCATGCAGGATGAGAATTACCGTCGTACAGCACATGCATTGATGTTGCAGGAACAAGCGCCAACCCTGAAAGTGCAGGGCGTTGACCTGGCAAAATATGCCGATTCACTGATTGCGCGTTACACCAACCCGGCACTGCGTCACCGTACCTGGCAAATCGCGATGGACGGAAGCCAGAAATTGCCACAGCGTTGGTTAGACTCCATTCGTTGGCACCTGGCAAACGGCAGCGAGTTTAATCTGCTGGCGCTGGGCGTTGCAGGTTGGATGCGTTATGTCGGTGGTGTGGACGAGCAGGGCGCGGCAATCGAAGTGAGTGACCCATTATTGCCTGCAATTCAGCAAGCGGTTGCTGCCAGCAAAGAAGGGGAAACCCGCGTTAAGGCTCTGTTAGGGCTGAAAACTATCTTTGGCGAAGACCTGCCTGCTAACGCGAAATTCGTCAATCAGGTGATTGAATCTTACCTGGCGCTGCGTGAAAACGGCGCAAAAGCGACAGTCGCTAAGTTCTAAATATGTGGTTTCGTAGCTACCGCTTGACGTTCAAGACGGTAGCTATGAACTGCTAAACAGTGAGTTCTTGAGATTCGTTTGAGAAACGGGGAATATTGTAATTATTTCATATCGTTAGCAGGGTTTTTCACGCCGAAATAGCTATGCATGAGACTCTCCCATAGCAAATGGATTATTATTTGTTGACTACCTACCTTCTGGTAGGTAGTCTGTGTTTGTCGAGACAACTCCATTGAACGAAAACACAACTCAGGAAAAACATCATGAAGACATCAAACATCATCCGTACCTCACTATCCGCTCTAATTTTAGC
Coding sequences within:
- a CDS encoding mannitol dehydrogenase family protein, with the protein product MENKLLSAKAIVPQYDRSKLVSRIVHLGFGAFHRAHQAVYADILASDHGSDWGYCEVNLIGGEQQIADLKQQDNLYSVAEMSADAWHCRVVGVVKNAIHAQVDGLEAVFTAMTQPEVAIVSLTVTEKGYCHTPATGTILLDHPFIAHDIANPQQPKSAPGVIVEALARRKAAGLPAFSVMSCDNMPENGHVTRNVITAYAQAINPELAEWIKANVTFPSTMVDRIVPAVTAETLEQVAQATGVADPAAVACEPFRQWVIEDNFVAGRPEWEKAGAELVKDVLPYEEMKLRMLNGSHSFLAYLGYLAGYQHISECMQDENYRRTAHALMLQEQAPTLKVQGVDLAKYADSLIARYTNPALRHRTWQIAMDGSQKLPQRWLDSIRWHLANGSEFNLLALGVAGWMRYVGGVDEQGAAIEVSDPLLPAIQQAVAASKEGETRVKALLGLKTIFGEDLPANAKFVNQVIESYLALRENGAKATVAKF